The genomic stretch CACTAGCTATGACAGATGTACTACACTCACAGAGGCTGTCGATACGGGAAACAGGACGTGGAGTCTACGGGAACTCTAGTTCTGCAATCCTGTGCATCTGAACCTGTGCGAGAACAGCATAGAAACTAGAAAGAGAGCCAGAGCGGCTTGGCTGTGCCCTGGCCTACGCATCTGCCCGACCCCGCTCCGGCCGAGCACCCGCAGTGGGGCACAGGGCAAGGAGCAGTGAGGGgtggaaaggagaggaggggacagaagCCGGGACTGCTTTATTTCAGAACAAGGTCTAACAGCCCACTCCCCTGCCCGAGCACCTGGGAACCCTGGGCACAGGTGAGCTGAGCAGCTACAGGTCTCAGGTCGCCACTGCTGTGCTTGGCTCCTCTCGGCTCCTCAGCCATCAGGGACTCGGGAGTAAAGGGACAGGACCTCAGGGTGACATGACGGTGACATGCTTTTCTTGTTGGCGGAAGGAGAAGCCACAGTGCACAGGTCTTGGAGGACAGGAGGCTGAGGGTCCTAGGCTGAGTTCCGGTATTCCAGTGCCGAAGGAAGCCCCAGAGCAAAGGCAGCGCAGGATCCGCGACAAGGGAGCTCTCGGGGAGGTGCCCAGCGCGGGAGCACCACGGGAGCCCCGGGTCTGAGGCCTCCAACGCGCTGGCCTTCCTCTCGCCCTGGGGTTTGATcgacacccagagctgggccccgGAGCCGAGGGCGCCTGCTCAGGGAGGGTGTCCCGCTTGGGGGCAGTCCCAGCCGCCAGTCCCACCGAAGAAGTCCTCAGGGAGCTCACTCAGCAGTCCATCCAGGTCATCTGCAGACAGAGCAGCGTTAGTGACAACGTGAGGGTTCTGCGTGACGCAGGCCCAAAGCTCCTGCTTTCCaggagggcctgggcctggcctgacTCCCACCGCCCTCCACCCCGGTCCTCATGGACGACAAGGGCAGGGGCGTAATCTCTGGGCCATTCTGGTGAGAAAGAGGATCCCACCGAGCCTCAGTGGTCCTTCTTCCGCCCAGAGGCCTAACGCCGAGCCAGAAGGCTCCTGAGCCGTGGTACGATCCTCTCCTGGGACAGAGATGGCCAGGAGAAGCCAGCAGCTGTCAGAGCCGCACAGCGCGTTCTGCTGGCTCTCATCAGAGAAGTGAGGCCATCACCCCTCCCCGGAGAGCCTGCGTGGGCGGGGGGAATGCAGTAAGTGCCCTGACTGCGGTCCTCCGGCGCGATGCTGACATCCAGGCACCGGGGCTCCaccgtccctgctgctcctctgtgGGCAGGAGCCGCTATCCCCACAGGCCGCTAGCTCTGTGCCTGGGAACCCTTCTGAGCGCACTCATGGCAGCCCTGTTGGAAACCCCCCTCTACCTGGGAGCAGGGTTGAGAGTCACACAACTCGCCCAGGGTGAGCACCCCCAGGCTCCTTCAGATGCCAGAGCCACTGCCGCCGAGGAGAAAAGTCCCACGTACTGGGCACAGGTCAGACCACCTGTGCCCTGCAACCAAGGGCCTAGCGCCGAGGCCAGCGAAGCACACGAGGGCGCTGCtgctggagggaggaggaagttggtTCAGGGAGCAAGGAGGTGACCAATGCAGGGAGGCAGAGCCGACATTCACCTCCAACACAAAGCTGGCTGGTGCCAGCTCCACTGCGACTGCTCAGAGAAACACCACGTGACATGCATGCGCGCGAGCAGTGAGTGCGGGTTTTGGAAAATGGGAATTGGCTAGAATTAGTATTTGTGTCTCTATCCCTGACCAGTCACCTCCAGCAGCTGCCTGCTGGGCAGTCTGTCCCTAGACTGGCAATGCGACACCAGCCCCAGTCCTGGAGCCCGCTCTGCCCGCTCCGATGGGATCTGGCCGCTCTGGAAGCGACAGGGCAGCACCCCGGCGTTTCCATTGCTATGCTGTGAATTAGGTCAGTGTGGGACACCTGTCTATCATCTCATGAGCCTTTGGCCAGACAGGATGGAATTCCCGGAAACCAAAAAGCTGCTGACCAGCCCCTCGACTACGTTAGCGTCACTTGAGGGACGCTGCGTCCCGAGGAGCCAGCTGGCCTACCCACAGGAGCTGGACTTGGGTCTCAGGTGTGTATCCTGGTGCCTCGCCCAGCCACGTGGATGCCTGAGTCCTCGATACCCTTGgagggggacaggtgtgtggcacagcaggttaagccactgcttgccatgtcagagtgctgctCTGAGTCCCTGCTGGTCTGCTTCCaaccgagctccctgctaattcacctgggaggcaccagatgatggctcaagggctcgggttcctgccatccatgtgggagactcagatagagctcctggctctcggctttcacatagcccagctccagctattgtagccatttgttaTCTACCCTTCAAAAAAAGTAAACCTAAAAAAGaatgtacaacagaaacaaatatCAAGGGAAAATGTGTTAAAAGattaaaatgggggggggggacatcaccatattcctaactgtgtttatatgaaatacattaaacttgtgtaacttaggtaaaataaaatttttaaaaaagtttaagatGGGAAAATCAGCCTCAGTGGCCAGGCCATCAGCCCTCAGAGGTGCCGTACAAAGACAGAGGCCATCAGCCGGCCAGAGAGTGGTGTTTCCTCCTCTGGCGAACAGCACGTGACCTGGAGATCACACTTTAAGTGCTTTACGTGGCCCCTATCACACTGGGAACTATTTTGTGGCCTGCAGCCCTGCTCAACAGGACACTGGACCTGTTTAGCAAAGACTCACGGGAAGAGAAACAGCATGTAGCAGGAAGAGTCTGGTCAGGCTCCTGAAAAGCAGGCAGGAGAGCCCACTGGTGGCCGGACAGACTGATGGTCTTACCTGCTTCTGGGGGATCCTCCACAGCGGACGGCCCTGCCTCGGGGGCCTGGGCTGCTCTGCGGCCTTCCCCAGGCTTTGCGGCCGCGTCATGCTGGGGACTGCTATGGAAGCATCCTGGATCCTGGGGACGGAGGAACTGGTTACCAATGCCTGTGCCCTGAGACCCCTTCCCATGGTACCACCTGCACCCAGACACCTCAAACAAATGGGTGCTGGCTCAGGAAAGAGACATGGCAGAGGAGTGACCCAGGCCCatgctggagaggggaggggggcctGAAACGTCCAACACCCAAAACAGCAGATAATAAAAGGACaaaaccaagccaaagccaatgTTTCACGGCTGATGTCCTTTCCCAATTCCATAGGTGTCTCGTGTCCTAGGGGCTCTCATCTAACTGGATCAGGGAGGAAAGAGGCCATTCGGCAATAATGGAGGAGCTAGTCCGGATCAGAAATGAGCTGTTAATCCCAAGCTAGCCAACGTGAGTGCATGGACAGACGGCGAAACTGGCAGCTCGGCTGCTAACAACCGTTCGCCCTAGGGAGCGGGAATGGGAAAAGGGCATCACAATTTTTGCTTGTTCTATgccatttcaatttattttaatgagtaGGGATGATTTGAAGttcaaaaataaagattatattttatttatttatttattttttatttttgacaggcagagtggacagtgagagagagacagagagaaaggtcttccttttgccgttggttcaccctccaatggccaccgcggtagcgcgctgcggccggcgcaccgcgctgatccgatggcaggagccaggtgcttctcctggtctcccatggggtgcagggcccaagcacttgggccatcctccactgcactccctggccacagcagagagctggcctggaagaggggcaaccgggacaggatcggtgccccgaccgggactagaacccggtgtgccggcgccgcaaggcggaggattagcctagtgagccgcggcgccggccataaagaTTATATTTTGGAAGTGGGGTGCTTCTCAGAGAATGCAGAAGGGTTACAGTGAAGTTCGAGCTCAAGGCCAAAGCTGACTAGAGGTCACATCTAATATTCATTCTATAGATAGAGCAACAGTAGGGGAGAGAAcaggacttgcccaaggtcatagtGCAAATGATCAGCAAAGCCGGGACAAGACTTAGgtctctggggctggcgttgtggcagagtgggttaagctggcatcccctatgggtaccagttcaagtccccgctgctccacttccaattcagctccctactaacccacctgggaaagctgcagaagatggcccaagtacttgggcccctgtcatccacagatggagctcctggctcctggctttggcctggtccagccctggccattgtgaccatttgaggagtgaattagcagacagaaaaatctctctctttgtctccccctttctctctctgtaactctgcctttcaaataaataaatcttaaaaaacaaacaaaaagacttagGTCTCCTAACCCCCAGGCCAGGATCCcagcggctgggggaggggggagtgcaTGGCCAAGTGAAGTCTGGGCTCTGCACGCTGACCCTGGTTCCTAAAGGGGCATCTTCAGTGTCTGTGTGGTTCCCCCAGCCTAGCCGAGGCCAGGAGGGAGGACATGGAGCCAGCGCTGGCTCACCTGACAGCCCATTTCCTGCCTGTCACCTGGAACAGATCTGACCCTCGTCAATTACTGTCCCCACCCCTGTAAACCCTTAGTTCTCAGGTGACTCCTATCCTCGCAGATGTTCAAGCCTGCCACCAGACACTCAGGGATCACCGCGGAGCCAGCTGCTCCCGCAGGTACTGTTACGGAGCCGTCTGGCAGGCGGCTGCCCCGGCACAGGAGGAGATGGTTCTGGTTGCCTGAGGCAGCTGCCCCCTTCTCCCCAGCGTGGAGGAGAGGACGCATGGAGCCCAGCCAGCGGGAGGAAGAGCGCTCCACCGGCCCGcttccctcctgctcctcttACCTCGGGGAAGGGCCGAGAGGGTGTGAACAGGCTTCCATCCCCAGGGTCTGCGCTGTAGATATGGACCAGGTTGTTGGGTGTCACGTTGAGGTAGTGATTTCGGAGCGAAGGAGAAAACACTCCGATCTGGAGCCAAGGAAGGGGAGGGTCAATGCCGTGACGGGGCCCTGGTGCTGCTGCATGGCTGCCTTTCACCTCCTCTCCCTGGGTGTCCCTTGCACCGGAGCCACACAAATCGCTCCTGCCTCAGCCTTGGTGCCAGGGCAGAACCACTCAGCACACTTCCCCTCAGCACCCCCCCCATTCCCATCCACCCTCCGCCCCCAGGAATGGGCATCAACTCAAGGCCTTGGCCGTCACGCAAGGCCTGGCAGCAGCTCAGCCTGGGTGTTGGGAGGGGAGCAGCCAGCCAGGCAAGGAGACAGACGCTGGGGGCTCTCTCTAGGGAGGTGGTGGAGAGCAGACCCCCACGAGAGCCCCCGTACCTGCCGTAGCAGCAGCACCGAGCCAGGCTTCAGCTCACTCTGGCGTGTCTCCAGCAGCACCCTGTGCACCGTCCCCTGCATCTCTCCTGAAAATACCACATGGCGCATCAGCCGAGGGTCAAGGGCAGGGCAGCAACTGGTTTGGGCCCTGGCTGGGAAGGGGGCTGCTCACTGCCTCCATTTCCCCATCTGCAAATGGAGAGAGTGGTTTTTCCTCAGCCCCTGACCTCAACAGAGACCACTCGCCCCACACTCCCGGGCCCTAACTCTTTACCTGTGGGGTCCTTGAAGACCACACTGGCGTCCATCGCGCTCCGAGTCAGGGACTTGATCATCACCGCCATGTTGGGCACCTTGTTCCTGGGGAGCTGCTTCAGGGCTGCCTGTTCACAGGAGAGGTTTAGCAGCCTCGGCCGCCACGGCCCACCTGCAACTTCCCAGGGCACCACGGGAGGAAGGGGGCACAGCACAGGCATGgtgaggagcttcctctgtgtgtgcccGCCTCCTCCCAGCAGGCCCGTCGgttctctcccctgcctcctttCATCcgagtggctgtgtgtgtgtggcgctCTGTGGTGGAGGGATATATTGGCATGTAGCCGTGACCACTGTGGGGCTTGGAGGGTAGCAGCGTGCCTAACCGCCCAGTCCCCCACCAAGGGCCTGGAAGTGCAGAGGTATATCCATACCCCCCAAGGGGTGTGCAGAGGCATATCGGTACCACCCTCCGGGCCCACGCTGGGGACGACAGAGAAAAGACAGGTGAGTGGAAGCCGCCACCTGAGGGCGTCACGCTGCCACTACGACAGGCCTGGGGTGGAAGGGGGCGAGTGGACCCAGggaaggcagagcagggcaggaggctggaccCGTACCTTGCGCAGCACCATGACAATGCTGTAGGAGCAGAGGAAGCAGGTGGGGTCTCTCTCATCCAGGCCCAGAGCAGATTTCATGGTCAGCCAAGGCCCTCGCCCAAAATCCTCCTCTACTGAGGCCTGGGAACTAGCGACAATCTGGTAGCACAGAGCAGACCTGCGTTAATGGGTCCGCCTCGCTACAGACCCTTGATGGAGACAGGATGGCTGGGTGGGAGAAGGGTGGGTCCCTGAGGAAAATGGCAGCACGGCAGCCATAGTGTCTCCTCTCATTACTTCCAAGGTCAGCAGATGGCCTAGGAAACCTGGCCGCACATCACCTCTTTCACTAAGCAGCTATGGAGAGCGTGCTCTTTCCTTTTGTAATCAGGTCCTGCCCTTACAACTACACTGAAGCCCCAGGGCAGCCACGCTTGTCTCTTGTAATGGACGATCAAGTCTCGGGCAAGGAGCCCTCACCCTCATATGCAGGCTTCCGCAGCGTCTAACCCGTTTCATCTCCAATCCAGTCCAGTCCTATTTTACCTGGAAAGCCTCTGGCTTTAACCATCAACcttcttattaaaataaatgctttgaaTCCAATCAGTATTGACTACTTTGGATCTGAAATGACCTGGTAGGTCTTGGGAGCTGCagtcaatggaaaaaaaatattcaagagaaTTAAATATACAAGCAGGTCTGAGGGCAGAGCAGGTCCACCAGaaccctggggaggagggaggctggcatCACCCACCAGAGGGGAACCCACGGATGCAGGTGAGGGCGGCTCCTTCCAGGCTCGGTTCCCAGACACCTGAGAGGAGGAGCTCCCAAGACACAGTCTCACGATACTCATTACGCGAGCCTCGCCCTGGGCAGCTGGCCCTAGCTGGGCCTGTATTTTTTGAGATGGGAGAGAAGGCTGGACCCATGACTTCAGTTAATGTCTGCCTGTCATCGGGATAGGCCTCCCCGTATGCCAGTGAAACTGCTGCCTCCGCACACGCCCTCCACAGTGTGACACCAGGAACAGGCCTGGCTGTACCAACTCTGACCCCCGAACCCTGAAGCCGCAGGGACACCCTGCACTCTCCGCCGACACCCAGggagttggtttttgtttttttggttttttttttttgacaggcagagtggacagtgagagagagagagacagagagaaaggtcttcctttttccgttggttcaccctccaatggccgccacggctggcgcaccacgctgatccgaagccaggagccaggtgcttctcctggtctcccatggggtgcagggcccaagcactcgggccatcctccactgcactccctggccacagcagagagctggcctggaagaggggcaaccaggacaggatccggtgccccgactgggactagaacccgatgtgccggcgcgaCACCCAGGGAGTTAACCTTTGCACGGAAGTAGTTACCTCTGTCCGGAACTTAGCCAGTGCGCCGTGAGCTGGAGTCTGGGGCGTGGAAACCATGATCTCCTCCAGGTTCCTCCCACTGTGCTAAGGGAGAGGAGAAGGCGAGAACAGCTCAGCAGCTGTTATTTACAAGCACAGCTTCTTGTCTGCCTTACGTAATGAGTTCAGGAAACTATCAGGGACAATTAACACTTATTACATCTCCCCTAACGAAGTCTCAGGAGCCCTGGTGGCAGCTCAAAAAAGATGCTTTGGggatcattttgggagtgagagGGAGCCAAAACCCAGGGCTGCCTGAGGTAGGCGGcgacctcaatggccaggcctgggatgAGCAGAGGGCAGCTCTAAGTCCCTTCTCAGGGACCCAGCCTTCCCCGCACGGAGATCAGCCCAGCAAGAACGGAGAAGGCCTCCCTGGGCTTCTCTCAAAGCACCAGGCAGACGCAAGAGTAGCAGGCAGAAACTGTTTCAAACACCCCGAAAGTGAGAGCAAGGGGCTATACCTAGCACGCCAGCCAGATCTTCAGAGCCCATCACCCAGGATCCGATCCAGGAAGAGTTTGCTGGGTCCTGCCCCTCCACCACTGCAGAAATCCACTCTCCTTCCCAGCCCCAACCTCCCTCCACCCGCCCCCACGGAGCAGCCACAGTGAACTGCGCGGGGGCTCTCCGAGAACCTTTTGCTCTGAAGTCTCTGTGCCTTGTCCACTGTGGGCTCATCCTCAGAGcaagcccagggcagagccagtgTCTCCCCAGGGCCCGGGGAGTGACCCGAACCACACGGGCGCTCTGCCCGATGCCTCGTCCACGTTCCCTCTGCTGCACGGTAAGGTCCTGAGGACATTCCCCTTTCACTCTTGTACTCTCAACGCCAAGCAAATCACCCGACACAGACAAGTCCTCAGTAAATCGGGTAAGAGGGAAAGAACCGTCCTGCCCTCGTGctggccaggagcaggtgctcacCAAGGCGGCAACACGAGCAGGGCCTCAGCCTTAgtacacccccccacccccgtgacTTCTGCAGCTTGGCCAACAGGCCCTTCTCTTGCTTCCTTCCCGCCTGTCCTCTGGGACACCCTAGTCTGCACAGGCCTGGTCCTCTGCTTCTCCCCCTCACCCTGACATCCTGGAGAAGTGGGTCACTCACCTGATGAGGCAGGAGCCCCGCTGGGCCAGGGAAGCGGCGTGTTTTGGCTCCAGGGGTGCGATGGCCCGGCAGCTGGGGTGTCCGGCTGGCAGCGGTGACCAGCTGCACCAGGTGGTTGGTGACCACAGGCGTCTGCAGAGCTGCCTGGGGAAccagggagggatggggagctcttgggatgcccacaggaGACTCAACAGAACACCCTGGAGCTCGCGGCCGCAAGGGGCTTTGAGGAAGTATCCTAGGGCCAGTCGTTGAGCgagcagaacagctggagctgggagttcgGGGTCCAGGAAAACGAGGCCTGCCAcctgcccaggcccctggggacTGAACTGACTGGCAGTGGAGACCCTCTCGAGGGCTGCCCTGCACAGCTCCGCCAGCAGCCGGGGGAAGCCGGGATACTCCGGGGCAGACTTCCCGGGGGCGTTGCCGAGTGGGAACCGCTAAGGCAGGAGGGACAGGAAGGCTTCCGGAGGCTCCAGGCCGCAGGCAGGGCCGTGGAGTCCTGCAGTGGACAACAGGGCCCAGAGGCTCATCCTGGGCCGACAGGACACCTGCTGCACAGGTGTCCGGCACCGGCCCCTTCTGGCCAGAGCCACTCACATCAGCCACCCGGGCCTTTTTAGCCAATACTGAGTCCTCCCACGGCTGGGCAGGCAGGGTTTGTGCGGCCTCATGGCTCTCTCCACGTTCCAGCTCCGTGCCAGGGCCCTCCAGCTCCATGCTTGCCAGGACCTTATCGAAGTCATCA from Lepus europaeus isolate LE1 chromosome 18, mLepTim1.pri, whole genome shotgun sequence encodes the following:
- the HROB gene encoding homologous recombination OB-fold protein isoform X1; this translates as MACSLQKLFAVEEEFEDEDFLSAVEDVESQFAGSLPVTAGHLRPVSPRPQEAAQPQSSRLLPRHPAAPSEASGLPALGLRLAASSTLRAARGPASAGTALLRPASTSSSLTGDPRGVTRPETLPEPARPQASAPRPLCAFKSPQQGLAGFEGCEHDDDFDKVLASMELEGPGTELERGESHEAAQTLPAQPWEDSVLAKKARVADVSGSGQKGPVPDTCAAGVLSAQDEPLGPVVHCRTPRPCLRPGASGSLPVPPALAVPTRQRPREVCPGVSRLPPAAGGAVQGSPREGLHCQSVQSPGAWAGGRPRFPGPRTPSSSCSARSTTGPRILPQSPLRPRAPGCSVESPVGIPRAPHPSLVPQAALQTPVVTNHLVQLVTAASRTPQLPGHRTPGAKTRRFPGPAGLLPHQHSGRNLEEIMVSTPQTPAHGALAKFRTEIVASSQASVEEDFGRGPWLTMKSALGLDERDPTCFLCSYSIVMVLRKAALKQLPRNKVPNMAVMIKSLTRSAMDASVVFKDPTGEMQGTVHRVLLETRQSELKPGSVLLLRQIGVFSPSLRNHYLNVTPNNLVHIYSADPGDGSLFTPSRPFPEDPGCFHSSPQHDAAAKPGEGRRAAQAPEAGPSAVEDPPEADDLDGLLSELPEDFFGGTGGWDCPQAGHPP
- the HROB gene encoding homologous recombination OB-fold protein isoform X3, which codes for MACSLQKLFAVEEEFEDEAALQTPVVTNHLVQLVTAASRTPQLPGHRTPGAKTRRFPGPAGLLPHQHSGRNLEEIMVSTPQTPAHGALAKFRTEIVASSQASVEEDFGRGPWLTMKSALGLDERDPTCFLCSYSIVMVLRKAALKQLPRNKVPNMAVMIKSLTRSAMDASVVFKDPTGEMQGTVHRVLLETRQSELKPGSVLLLRQIGVFSPSLRNHYLNVTPNNLVHIYSADPGDGSLFTPSRPFPEDPGCFHSSPQHDAAAKPGEGRRAAQAPEAGPSAVEDPPEADDLDGLLSELPEDFFGGTGGWDCPQAGHPP
- the HROB gene encoding homologous recombination OB-fold protein isoform X2, encoding MACSLQKLFAVEEEFEDEDFLSAVEDVESQFAGSLPVTAGHLRPVSPRPQEAAQPQSSRLLPRHPAAPSEASGLPALGLRLAASSTLRAARGPASAGTALLRPASTSSSLTGDPRGVTRPETLPEPARPQASAPRPLCAFKSPQQGLAGFEGCEHDDDFDKVLASMELEGPGTELERGESHEAAQTLPAQPWEDSVLAKKARVADVSGSGQKGPVPDTCAAGVLSAQDEPLGPVVHCRTPRPCLRPGASGSLPVPPALAVPTRQRPREVCPGVSRLPPAAGGAVQGSPREGLHCQSVQSPGAWAGGRPRFPGPRTPSSSCSARSTTGPRILPQSPLRPRAPGCSVESPVGIPRAPHPSLVPQAALQTPVVTNHLVQLVTAASRTPQLPGHRTPGAKTRRFPGPAGLLPHQHSGRNLEEIMVSTPQTPAHGALAKFRTEIVASSQASVEEDFGRGPWLTMKSALGLDERDPTCFLCSYSIVMVLRKAALKQLPRNKVPNMAVMIKSLTRSAMDASVVFKDPTDGEMEAVSSPLPSQGPNQLLPCP